Proteins encoded in a region of the Mycobacterium branderi genome:
- a CDS encoding flavin-containing monooxygenase, giving the protein MSTTVDIEQAPTGERVTPDYEVVVVGAGFGGIGAGIALQRQGIHDFVLVDKWDQVGGTWHANTYPGVAVDIPSFVYSFSYEQRGDWSRLFAPGEELRDYANDMVDKYGLRQKLRLNTTITSAVFDELNGLWRLTTDGGEQITGRYAVMAVGGLESPKMPDIPGLDDFGGTLMHTALWDHDVALQGKRVAIIGTGATALQVVPAIVDEVDHLTVFQRTPIWVFPKFDMEMKSVGRWVMGRRRLRSAIRLVGTVATEIAMSGQLIGPRWLTDASRQLAEIPVRRWMRSQVDDPVIREKLIPRYGLGCKRPSMSNDYLKTFNRSDVSLVTETIDRITETGVRTVDGMEHSVDVLICATGFRLWDNRAVPPFPVIGRDGVNLGQFWDEHRYQAYQGVSVPGFPNMFTITGPYGFVLGSYLWMIEATSAHLSRAIAEAKRLGATICEIRQEAHDEYFRKCLKRQERNFLFTPTCAGSNTYYIDNKGDSPFRPSTHGEMYWQNRHYNLDVYRYSLGPAVHEHVAAKSKENV; this is encoded by the coding sequence TTGAGTACAACTGTTGACATCGAGCAGGCGCCGACCGGCGAGCGCGTGACTCCCGACTACGAGGTCGTCGTTGTCGGAGCGGGCTTCGGCGGCATCGGCGCAGGTATCGCGTTACAGCGACAGGGAATTCACGATTTCGTCCTCGTAGACAAGTGGGATCAGGTCGGCGGGACATGGCATGCCAACACCTATCCTGGTGTGGCGGTGGATATTCCGTCGTTCGTCTATAGCTTTTCTTACGAGCAGCGCGGTGACTGGTCGCGGCTGTTCGCGCCGGGGGAGGAGCTTCGCGACTACGCCAACGACATGGTGGACAAGTACGGTCTGCGACAGAAGCTGCGACTGAACACCACGATTACCTCGGCAGTCTTCGACGAGCTCAACGGCCTGTGGCGGTTGACCACCGACGGCGGCGAGCAGATCACCGGCCGATACGCGGTGATGGCGGTCGGCGGGCTGGAAAGCCCGAAAATGCCGGATATCCCGGGCCTTGACGATTTCGGCGGCACGCTGATGCACACCGCGTTGTGGGATCACGACGTCGCGCTGCAGGGCAAGCGGGTCGCGATCATCGGCACCGGTGCGACCGCGTTGCAGGTAGTGCCGGCCATTGTCGACGAGGTCGATCACCTGACCGTCTTCCAGCGCACCCCCATCTGGGTATTCCCCAAATTCGACATGGAAATGAAGTCCGTCGGCCGTTGGGTCATGGGACGCAGGCGGCTTCGGTCGGCGATCCGCCTCGTGGGCACCGTGGCGACCGAGATCGCGATGAGCGGCCAGCTGATCGGCCCGCGCTGGCTGACCGACGCCAGCCGACAACTGGCGGAAATCCCGGTGCGGCGCTGGATGCGCAGCCAAGTCGATGACCCGGTGATCCGGGAGAAGCTGATCCCGCGCTACGGGCTGGGATGCAAGCGACCGTCGATGTCCAACGACTATCTGAAAACGTTCAACCGCAGCGACGTCAGCCTGGTCACCGAAACCATCGACCGCATCACCGAAACCGGCGTGCGCACCGTCGACGGCATGGAGCATTCCGTCGACGTATTGATCTGCGCGACCGGCTTCCGGCTGTGGGACAACCGAGCGGTTCCGCCTTTCCCGGTCATCGGTCGCGACGGTGTCAACCTCGGGCAATTTTGGGACGAGCACCGATACCAGGCCTACCAAGGTGTTTCGGTGCCCGGGTTCCCCAACATGTTCACGATCACCGGGCCGTACGGCTTCGTCCTCGGGTCCTACCTGTGGATGATCGAGGCGACCTCCGCTCATCTGAGCCGCGCGATCGCAGAAGCCAAACGCCTCGGCGCGACGATCTGCGAGATCCGTCAGGAAGCGCACGACGAGTACTTCCGGAAGTGTCTGAAGCGTCAGGAGCGCAACTTCCTGTTCACCCCGACGTGTGCGGGCTCGAACACGTATTACATCGACAACAAGGGCGACTCGCCCTTCCGGCCGTCGACACACGGTGAGATGTATTGGCAAAACCGGCATTACAACCTGGACGTCTATCGCTACAGCCTCGGTCCCGCGGTGCACGAGCACGTCGCGGCCAAGTCGAAGGAGAACGTGTGA
- a CDS encoding metal-dependent hydrolase: MSTARAMTATNGEAVTAYPKVRRIRFRFGDPQPMKHHFVEGDIPFSHLVAVLSAAFPPGEESFIRSVRRFADQVTDPVLKKRVAAFIGQESVHGQEHRRLNEKLIEMGYPFVRLFTFPHDSRRQRLVLRIENRAPALAHLAMTAAAEHYTATLAERVLSSDEIQAIAEDPEVRNLFNWHAVEELEHKSVAFDVYRAVGGPEWLRISVMAVMYFFTIPVVTVGVLLSIATDPRGWHPITVLRQTIGLFRGPLVKGLMADLRTYMRPGFHPDDIETDYLVERWRQELFGAEGALVGHLK, encoded by the coding sequence ATGTCTACTGCACGGGCGATGACAGCCACGAACGGGGAAGCGGTGACTGCCTACCCGAAGGTGCGGCGGATCCGGTTCCGGTTCGGCGATCCCCAGCCGATGAAGCACCATTTCGTGGAGGGCGATATTCCGTTCAGCCATCTGGTTGCCGTGCTGTCGGCCGCTTTTCCGCCGGGAGAGGAGTCGTTCATCCGGTCGGTGCGTCGCTTTGCCGATCAGGTGACCGATCCGGTGCTGAAGAAGCGGGTGGCCGCGTTCATCGGTCAGGAGTCGGTGCATGGCCAGGAACACCGCCGGCTCAACGAGAAACTCATCGAGATGGGCTATCCGTTCGTCCGGCTGTTCACGTTTCCCCATGACAGCCGCCGCCAGCGGCTGGTCCTGCGTATCGAGAACCGAGCCCCCGCGCTAGCGCATCTGGCGATGACGGCGGCGGCGGAACACTACACCGCGACGCTGGCCGAGCGCGTACTGTCCAGCGACGAAATCCAAGCAATCGCCGAGGATCCGGAGGTCCGCAACCTGTTCAACTGGCACGCCGTGGAGGAACTGGAACACAAATCTGTCGCCTTCGACGTCTACCGCGCGGTCGGCGGGCCGGAGTGGCTCCGCATTTCGGTGATGGCGGTCATGTACTTCTTCACCATCCCGGTGGTGACGGTGGGAGTGCTGTTGTCCATCGCGACGGACCCCAGGGGATGGCACCCGATCACAGTGCTGCGGCAGACCATCGGGCTGTTCCGAGGACCGTTGGTGAAAGGGTTGATGGCAGACCTGCGCACCTACATGAGACCAGGCTTCCATCCGGACGACATCGAAACCGACTATCTGGTGGAGCGGTGGCGCCAAGAACTGTTCGGTGCCGAGGGCGCCCTCGTCGGGCACCTGAAGTAG
- a CDS encoding metal-dependent hydrolase — protein MASGHSGRGAVAVVDAAGKTAGYPKTRRIRFRFGEDRTYGKYFVNDDIVFSHFVAGLSAAFPPGEESFIRSVRSFADHITDPTLKKRVAGFIGQESMHGQEHRRLNEKLVEKGYRIEWWDSKPWKERQIRFEQRIPSRMHLAMTAAAEHYTAVLAERVLANDEIQAIPGDSEVWNLLNWHALEELEHKSVAFDVYRAVGGSERARIAVMVALIALTIPLTATSLAVSLARDPVARRQPVRLVRETYAQLRGPLFKGLFSDLAKYLRPGFHPDDIDTTALLKRWQTELFGANGALVDHLK, from the coding sequence ATGGCCAGCGGGCATTCAGGGCGAGGAGCAGTCGCCGTCGTCGACGCGGCCGGGAAAACGGCCGGCTACCCCAAGACCAGGCGGATTCGCTTCCGCTTCGGCGAGGACCGCACCTACGGCAAGTACTTCGTCAACGACGACATCGTGTTCAGCCACTTCGTGGCGGGCCTGTCGGCTGCTTTTCCGCCCGGTGAGGAGTCGTTCATCCGGTCGGTGCGAAGCTTCGCCGACCACATCACCGACCCGACGCTGAAGAAGCGGGTCGCCGGGTTCATCGGCCAGGAATCCATGCACGGCCAAGAGCATCGCCGGCTCAACGAGAAGCTCGTCGAAAAGGGCTACCGGATCGAGTGGTGGGACTCGAAGCCGTGGAAGGAAAGGCAGATTCGCTTCGAGCAGCGGATCCCGAGCCGAATGCATCTGGCGATGACCGCGGCCGCAGAGCATTACACCGCCGTGTTGGCCGAGCGGGTGTTGGCCAACGACGAAATCCAGGCGATCCCAGGCGATTCGGAGGTATGGAATCTGCTGAATTGGCACGCGCTGGAAGAGCTCGAGCACAAATCGGTGGCGTTTGACGTGTATCGGGCGGTGGGCGGTTCCGAGCGTGCGCGCATCGCGGTGATGGTGGCGCTCATTGCTCTCACGATTCCGCTGACCGCCACGTCACTGGCGGTGTCGCTGGCCCGCGACCCGGTCGCGCGACGCCAGCCTGTCCGCTTGGTTCGGGAGACCTACGCACAGCTGCGCGGCCCGCTGTTCAAAGGCCTGTTCAGCGACCTGGCCAAGTACCTGCGGCCGGGTTTCCATCCCGACGACATCGATACGACGGCCTTGCTGAAGCGTTGGCAGACAGAGCTTTTCGGTGCGAACGGCGCACTCGTCGACCACCTGAAATGA
- a CDS encoding TetR/AcrR family transcriptional regulator: MSTRVAAGRGRLPKLTGDARADRWSEHRAAVRSQLVDATLRAIEEHGPHLSIDDVLKTAAVPRPKLYRFFEDKATLFAAVAERVQEMIIERVVPHFDVTATARELVRSALTGYVDLVDERPALFRFLVGSHFRDGRSATELIDSGRPLSDAMVEVWAAVLRARGGSSGDLEYVVDAALGSVALGVLRWLNSPTINKCALVEQLTCFVWGALATTAAARGVVIDPDERVLPLDSAG, from the coding sequence GTGTCGACGCGCGTTGCCGCTGGTCGTGGGCGCCTCCCGAAGCTGACCGGAGATGCCCGGGCCGACCGGTGGAGTGAGCACCGGGCCGCCGTGCGGTCCCAGTTGGTAGATGCCACACTTCGCGCGATCGAAGAGCACGGTCCACATCTGTCCATCGACGACGTCCTCAAGACGGCCGCTGTGCCGCGGCCGAAGCTGTATCGCTTTTTCGAGGACAAGGCGACGTTGTTCGCCGCGGTCGCCGAACGGGTGCAGGAGATGATCATCGAGCGCGTGGTGCCGCATTTCGATGTCACCGCCACGGCGCGAGAGTTGGTCCGCTCGGCGCTGACCGGATACGTCGACCTGGTCGACGAGCGGCCGGCGCTCTTCCGCTTCCTGGTTGGTTCGCATTTCAGAGACGGGCGTTCGGCTACGGAGTTGATCGACAGCGGCAGGCCGTTATCGGATGCGATGGTTGAGGTTTGGGCCGCGGTACTGCGGGCGCGCGGCGGAAGCAGCGGCGATCTCGAGTATGTCGTCGATGCCGCCCTTGGGTCGGTGGCACTCGGGGTGCTGCGCTGGCTCAACTCTCCGACGATCAACAAGTGCGCTCTGGTCGAGCAGCTCACCTGCTTTGTCTGGGGTGCCCTTGCGACAACGGCCGCGGCGCGCGGTGTCGTCATCGATCCCGACGAAAGAGTGCTACCGCTCGACAGCGCCGGCTGA
- a CDS encoding flavin-containing monooxygenase: MQPDEEPDHEVAIIGAGLGGICAAIKLREIGVEDFVIIDRDAGFGGTWLRNTYPGVGADIPAIAYQFSFAPKGNWRRFFADGDEIRQYILDLAMTHRLYPHARFNTRVEREVFDDETHQWQLHTADGDVITARFVISAIGAYINPKTQPDIPGLDSFAGPVLIPSRWQHDLDLRGKKVGIIGVGSSTVQIAPAIAPDVAKLDIYQRTPQWYFPKPDFPIPVLLQRMLAHRRFANAVHSVALAFIEAGLRVLIYTPRPLFRVGAAIFDRVALVAYMLWLRYKVRDRQVRSQLRPRFGAGCTRGTLGGDYLPVFNRRNVELSSIGIDRITPHGIVDTAGVERPIDVLVLATGYEMFSDPETYRIGTVLGSNGFDLAEFYHRNGLQAYQSVTVPGLPNRFMMVGPYSWTGTSFHYILENSMRHISAVISLARAQNATRVEVTKDALARFQAGLRRSGANLQRYFSVNCAGSNSYFINSHGDTPYVRPWTILQSRRRSVRFPASDYEFTRLTSRAREARYAV, translated from the coding sequence ATGCAGCCCGACGAAGAGCCCGACCACGAAGTTGCCATCATCGGCGCCGGACTTGGCGGGATCTGCGCCGCGATCAAACTGCGTGAAATCGGCGTCGAGGATTTCGTGATCATCGACCGGGATGCAGGTTTCGGGGGCACGTGGCTGCGGAACACCTATCCCGGGGTGGGCGCCGACATCCCGGCGATCGCCTACCAGTTCTCTTTTGCGCCAAAAGGCAACTGGCGACGGTTTTTTGCCGACGGCGACGAGATCCGACAATACATCCTCGATTTGGCCATGACTCACCGCCTTTACCCGCACGCGCGGTTCAACACCAGAGTCGAGCGCGAGGTTTTCGACGACGAAACCCACCAATGGCAGTTGCACACCGCCGACGGCGACGTCATCACCGCCCGCTTTGTCATCAGCGCCATCGGCGCCTACATCAACCCGAAAACCCAGCCGGACATCCCCGGGCTGGACAGCTTCGCCGGACCCGTGCTGATCCCCTCACGCTGGCAGCATGATCTTGACTTGCGCGGCAAGAAGGTCGGCATCATCGGCGTCGGCAGCTCCACGGTGCAGATCGCGCCGGCGATCGCTCCCGACGTCGCCAAGCTCGACATCTACCAGCGCACCCCCCAGTGGTACTTCCCCAAGCCGGACTTCCCGATACCCGTTCTGCTTCAGCGGATGCTGGCCCATCGCCGATTCGCCAACGCGGTGCACTCCGTGGCGTTGGCGTTCATCGAAGCCGGGCTCCGGGTCCTCATCTACACACCGCGGCCGCTGTTTCGGGTGGGCGCAGCGATTTTCGACCGCGTGGCGCTAGTGGCCTACATGCTGTGGCTGCGCTACAAGGTCCGGGACCGCCAGGTCCGATCCCAGCTTCGTCCCCGCTTCGGTGCAGGTTGCACGCGAGGCACTCTCGGCGGCGACTACCTTCCGGTGTTCAACCGCCGCAACGTAGAGCTGAGCAGCATCGGAATCGACCGGATCACGCCGCACGGAATCGTCGACACCGCGGGAGTGGAGCGGCCCATCGACGTGCTCGTGCTTGCCACCGGCTACGAGATGTTCTCCGATCCGGAAACGTATCGGATCGGGACAGTCCTGGGCAGCAACGGGTTTGACCTTGCGGAGTTCTATCACCGCAACGGCTTGCAGGCCTACCAGAGTGTGACGGTCCCGGGACTGCCGAACCGGTTCATGATGGTCGGGCCATATTCATGGACGGGCACCAGTTTCCACTACATCCTCGAGAACTCGATGCGGCACATCAGCGCGGTGATCTCGCTGGCCCGTGCCCAGAACGCAACCCGGGTCGAAGTCACCAAAGATGCGCTGGCTCGGTTCCAGGCGGGCCTGCGACGCAGCGGCGCCAACCTTCAGCGCTACTTCAGCGTCAACTGCGCGGGTTCGAACAGCTACTTCATCAACTCCCACGGGGACACGCCGTATGTGCGGCCGTGGACCATCCTGCAGTCACGCCGTCGCAGCGTGCGGTTCCCGGCGTCAGACTACGAGTTCACCCGCCTGACTAGTCGTGCACGAGAGGCCAGATATGCGGTTTGA
- a CDS encoding SRPBCC family protein → MRFDAIPITAECADEFFCTAPFVTHVQRSFAAPPEDVWGVIAGSRMWSWLPMVWGCRYPVATEPAAGVVRDFQMHVHKWLVFAQHEQLIEFDAARMMMRYTAIDATLPVFGSWCEEYRVEPADNPGHATVKWTLACAPRYLRRIPGVRVALRPVAAVLQPVFRFGLGGLERELPSHAPPQLTAGIPLGLNSKDHT, encoded by the coding sequence ATGCGGTTTGACGCCATACCGATTACGGCAGAATGTGCCGACGAGTTCTTCTGCACGGCACCGTTCGTCACTCACGTCCAACGCAGCTTCGCGGCCCCGCCGGAAGACGTTTGGGGGGTCATCGCCGGCAGCCGGATGTGGTCCTGGCTGCCGATGGTGTGGGGATGCCGCTACCCGGTGGCTACCGAACCGGCGGCAGGCGTGGTCCGCGATTTCCAGATGCACGTCCACAAGTGGCTGGTGTTCGCCCAGCACGAGCAGCTCATCGAATTCGATGCAGCTCGAATGATGATGCGCTACACCGCGATTGATGCCACACTGCCGGTTTTCGGGTCTTGGTGCGAGGAGTACCGGGTGGAGCCGGCCGACAATCCCGGGCATGCCACGGTGAAGTGGACGCTAGCCTGCGCCCCGCGATACCTGCGCCGGATACCAGGTGTGCGCGTTGCGCTGCGTCCGGTGGCGGCCGTCCTGCAGCCGGTCTTCCGTTTCGGGTTGGGCGGCCTGGAACGCGAACTGCCGTCGCATGCGCCGCCGCAACTCACTGCGGGAATCCCGCTCGGGCTAAACAGCAAGGACCACACATGA
- a CDS encoding flavin-containing monooxygenase, whose protein sequence is MNPQYNVAVIGAGPGGIGAGVRLLEAGVDDFVVLERAAAPGGSWRDNDYPGIGVDVPSFTYQYSFAKNTTWSRMFPAGAEVWAYHDAVARERGVYPHIRFGVNVVKEEWDDAAMVWRLHTAAGDVITARFVISAVGAFINPKDDPGIPGYDSFAGKILRPTEWDHTYDLSGKRVGVIGTGASSVQITPAIAPLVETLTVFQRTPVWCWPKPDFTIGPWLRAILGRRATQTALSGVALLLVETLTRLLVYTPPVIANPAAALMDSGARAVYRGYLRAVVRDRRTRRALTPRYGLLGKRPTLSNAFLQTFNRHNVELVDSPISEITPSGVRTADGRVRQLDALVVAVGYELFSDPETYKPEMVVGVNGFDLGDFFTQNRLQAYESVAVHGLPNRWMLVGPYSWTGTGWHFMVESSAQHAIRAIVEANRRGAAYVEVTAEAQRAYHEKIQRQGRNIQHYFQVRNKGLRTYYVNSHGDMPYIRPTTALQSRRAAASYPFDDYLWREPVARTEDSKAELVSGEIP, encoded by the coding sequence ATGAATCCGCAGTACAACGTGGCTGTCATCGGTGCCGGACCGGGCGGCATCGGAGCCGGCGTCCGGCTCCTCGAGGCCGGCGTCGACGACTTCGTCGTCCTGGAACGCGCAGCCGCACCCGGCGGAAGCTGGCGCGACAACGACTATCCCGGCATCGGGGTCGACGTCCCCAGCTTCACCTACCAGTATTCGTTCGCCAAGAACACGACGTGGTCACGAATGTTTCCGGCCGGCGCGGAGGTCTGGGCCTACCACGATGCGGTCGCCCGCGAACGCGGCGTGTATCCGCACATCCGGTTCGGGGTGAATGTCGTCAAAGAGGAGTGGGACGACGCAGCCATGGTCTGGCGGCTGCACACCGCCGCCGGCGACGTGATCACAGCTCGATTCGTGATCAGCGCCGTCGGCGCCTTCATCAACCCCAAAGACGATCCCGGCATACCCGGCTACGACAGCTTCGCCGGAAAGATCCTGCGGCCCACCGAGTGGGATCACACCTATGACTTGAGCGGCAAGCGCGTCGGCGTGATCGGCACAGGGGCCAGTTCGGTACAGATAACCCCGGCCATCGCACCACTCGTCGAGACCTTGACGGTGTTCCAGCGAACGCCCGTATGGTGCTGGCCGAAGCCGGATTTCACCATCGGCCCCTGGCTACGAGCGATTCTCGGGCGCCGGGCAACTCAGACGGCGCTGTCCGGAGTGGCGCTGCTGCTGGTGGAGACCCTGACCCGGCTGCTGGTTTACACACCGCCGGTGATTGCGAACCCGGCGGCGGCACTGATGGATTCGGGGGCACGCGCTGTCTACCGCGGTTATCTGCGGGCGGTCGTGCGTGATCGGCGCACCCGGCGTGCCCTGACGCCACGGTACGGCCTGCTCGGCAAGCGTCCCACGCTGTCGAACGCGTTTCTGCAAACGTTCAACCGCCACAACGTCGAATTGGTGGATTCGCCGATCAGTGAGATCACCCCGTCCGGGGTGCGGACCGCCGACGGCCGCGTACGCCAACTGGACGCTTTGGTCGTCGCGGTCGGCTATGAACTGTTCTCCGACCCCGAGACGTACAAGCCGGAAATGGTCGTGGGTGTCAACGGCTTCGATCTGGGCGACTTCTTCACGCAGAACCGTCTGCAGGCCTACGAGAGTGTTGCCGTGCACGGCTTGCCGAACCGGTGGATGCTGGTGGGTCCTTACTCCTGGACCGGCACCGGCTGGCATTTCATGGTGGAGTCGTCCGCCCAGCACGCTATCCGGGCGATTGTCGAGGCCAACCGCCGCGGCGCGGCATACGTCGAAGTCACCGCCGAAGCGCAGCGGGCCTACCACGAGAAGATCCAGCGTCAGGGCCGAAACATCCAGCACTACTTCCAGGTTCGCAACAAGGGTCTGCGCACCTACTACGTCAACTCCCACGGCGACATGCCCTATATCCGGCCGACCACCGCGTTGCAGTCGCGGCGCGCGGCGGCCAGCTACCCGTTCGACGACTATCTGTGGCGAGAGCCGGTCGCACGTACCGAAGACTCGAAGGCCGAACTGGTTTCCGGAGAGATTCCATGA
- a CDS encoding SDR family NAD(P)-dependent oxidoreductase, giving the protein MIGGYPRIRLDGAVVVVTGAARGIGLATAKRFAQRGARVAIGDLDSEAAAAAADLVGLGIRAYPVNVAQLDSYKMFLDQIEDDLGGIDILVNNAGIMPIGPFLAESAEVTRAVFDVNVAAHMHAARLVAPRMIARGRGHIVNVTSAAGKLHSAGLASYTASKHAATAFSRSLRVELRPHGVSVTAVLPSAIKTQLVDGIPLGVLSVGVLSPNVVARRIVSTVRTRPPLASAPIGLTPLFTAANLIPERVWLLGRRVVNADRTMGPIDRTARAEYDARIAANIAPEVTT; this is encoded by the coding sequence ATGATCGGGGGATATCCCAGGATTCGGCTGGACGGCGCTGTCGTCGTCGTCACCGGCGCCGCCCGAGGCATCGGCCTGGCCACGGCAAAACGCTTCGCGCAGCGCGGCGCCCGGGTGGCCATCGGCGACCTCGACAGCGAGGCGGCCGCGGCGGCGGCAGACCTCGTGGGACTCGGCATCCGCGCCTATCCCGTCAACGTGGCCCAACTCGACAGTTACAAGATGTTTCTCGACCAGATCGAAGACGACCTCGGCGGGATCGACATCCTGGTCAACAACGCCGGCATCATGCCGATCGGACCATTCCTCGCCGAATCCGCCGAGGTCACCCGAGCGGTGTTCGATGTCAACGTGGCCGCGCACATGCACGCCGCACGTCTCGTGGCGCCGCGAATGATCGCCCGGGGTCGCGGGCACATCGTCAACGTGACCTCGGCGGCGGGAAAGCTGCACTCGGCCGGGCTGGCCAGTTACACGGCGTCCAAACACGCCGCGACCGCGTTCAGCCGCAGTCTGCGCGTGGAGCTGCGCCCACACGGCGTCTCGGTCACGGCGGTCCTCCCGTCGGCAATCAAAACTCAACTGGTCGACGGCATTCCGCTGGGGGTATTGAGCGTGGGCGTGCTCTCGCCGAATGTCGTTGCGAGGCGGATCGTTTCGACGGTACGAACCAGGCCACCGCTGGCAAGCGCACCGATAGGTCTCACGCCGTTGTTTACCGCAGCGAACCTCATCCCGGAGCGCGTGTGGCTGTTGGGCCGACGGGTGGTCAACGCCGATCGAACGATGGGGCCGATCGACCGGACGGCGCGAGCCGAGTACGACGCCCGCATTGCGGCCAATATCGCGCCGGAGGTGACGACGTGA
- a CDS encoding flavin-containing monooxygenase, which yields MLVAIIGAGIGGLGVAIHLQRAGYSDFTIFERADDIGGTWHSNRYPDVAVDIPGIVYQFSFEKSPFWSRTFPKGAEVRAYVNHLADKYGLRSHLRLRTEVMRRDWDEDNHFWTLSLNDGSNVTARFVITATGAFVEPRVPDIAGLEDFTGKVIQTQAWDDDFDPAGKRVAVIGTGATAIQVVPELAKTAARLDVYQRRAIWVFAKPDFPIPTIVQAAFKAMPFLQTLVRGIAAAFVEVGLVAITVYGKQIAPLARIPALACRAYLFTQVRDRELRQKLTPRYGFGCKRPSVSNVYYKTFTKDHVTLVTEPIERITTTGIRTRDGVERDIDVLVLATGFEMSNSPLVYRMRPVKGRNGFDLASFYDTQRAAAYEGVSMPGLPNTFMVFGPYAWSGSSWHVMVENAARHALRVIDEALRRGATAVEISAEANDRFHRFVDRRSSATLMHGRACIDSNSYYIDKNGDFSFLRPTTAYQSTRASKTFDLDDYVYES from the coding sequence ATGCTGGTGGCGATTATCGGGGCCGGCATCGGCGGCCTCGGCGTAGCGATTCATCTGCAACGGGCCGGCTACAGCGATTTCACCATCTTCGAGCGCGCCGACGACATCGGCGGTACGTGGCATTCCAACCGGTACCCCGATGTCGCGGTGGACATCCCGGGCATCGTCTACCAGTTCTCGTTCGAGAAATCGCCGTTCTGGTCGCGCACGTTTCCCAAGGGAGCCGAGGTCCGCGCCTACGTCAACCACCTCGCCGACAAGTACGGGCTGCGGAGCCATCTGCGATTGCGAACCGAGGTGATGCGCCGCGACTGGGACGAGGACAATCACTTCTGGACCCTGAGTTTGAACGACGGATCCAACGTCACAGCACGTTTCGTGATCACCGCCACCGGAGCCTTCGTCGAACCACGCGTTCCCGATATCGCGGGGCTGGAAGATTTCACTGGCAAAGTAATCCAGACCCAGGCCTGGGACGACGATTTCGATCCGGCCGGCAAACGGGTCGCGGTCATCGGAACGGGCGCCACCGCCATTCAGGTAGTGCCAGAACTAGCGAAAACCGCTGCGAGGCTCGACGTCTACCAGCGCAGAGCGATCTGGGTGTTCGCCAAGCCGGATTTCCCGATCCCGACAATCGTCCAGGCCGCATTCAAAGCCATGCCGTTTCTGCAGACGCTGGTGCGCGGAATCGCCGCCGCTTTCGTCGAGGTCGGCCTGGTCGCGATAACCGTCTACGGCAAGCAGATCGCGCCATTGGCCCGAATCCCGGCGCTGGCATGCCGAGCATATCTGTTCACCCAGGTCCGCGACCGCGAGCTGCGGCAAAAGCTCACTCCCCGTTACGGATTCGGGTGCAAGCGGCCCAGCGTGTCGAACGTGTACTACAAGACCTTCACCAAGGACCATGTCACGCTGGTCACCGAGCCGATCGAACGGATCACCACAACCGGCATCCGCACCCGCGACGGGGTCGAACGTGACATCGACGTGCTGGTGCTGGCAACCGGCTTTGAAATGTCGAACAGTCCGCTGGTGTACCGGATGCGACCGGTCAAGGGCCGCAACGGGTTCGACCTCGCGTCGTTCTACGACACGCAGCGTGCCGCCGCGTACGAAGGGGTGTCGATGCCCGGCTTGCCCAACACGTTCATGGTGTTCGGTCCGTACGCGTGGTCCGGTAGTTCTTGGCACGTCATGGTCGAGAACGCGGCACGGCACGCCCTGCGGGTGATCGACGAGGCTCTTCGGCGTGGCGCGACTGCGGTCGAGATCTCTGCCGAAGCCAACGATCGGTTCCACCGGTTCGTCGACCGCCGCAGCTCGGCGACCCTGATGCACGGCCGCGCCTGCATCGATTCCAACAGCTACTACATCGACAAGAACGGCGACTTCTCGTTCCTGCGGCCGACCACTGCCTACCAGTCGACGCGTGCGTCAAAGACATTCGACCTCGACGACTACGTCTACGAGTCCTGA